The following coding sequences lie in one Oncorhynchus kisutch isolate 150728-3 linkage group LG17, Okis_V2, whole genome shotgun sequence genomic window:
- the LOC109907678 gene encoding dual specificity protein kinase CLK2 isoform X3, which yields MGASIETPVTFFCLDVPAPVHMSNSSLPFFPTLFPRLSVCLPDEIVSTLGEGTFGRVMQCIDHRRGGAAVALKIIKNVEKYKEAARLEINVLERINEKDPENKHLCVQMYDWFDYHGHMCISFELLALSTFDFLKENNYLPYSIAQVRHMAYQLCLSVKFLHDTKLTHTDLKPENILFVNSDFTMTYNVEKKRDERTVKSTDVRVVDFGSATFDHEHHSTIVSTRHYRAPEVILELGWSQPCDVWSIGCILFEYYLGFTLFQTHDNREHLAMMERILGPVPSRMIRKTRKQKYFYRGRLDWDESSSAGRYVRENCKPLRRYLLSEAEEHHRLFDLIESMLEYEPAKRLALTDSLRHPFFESVTAGDAVGGKSWEGNRDISR from the exons ATGGGTGCTAGTATTGAAACGCCTGTCACTTTTTTTTGCCTTGATGTCCCTGCTCCGGTCCACATGTCTAAttcttctcttcccttctttcccactctctttccccgtctctctgtctgtcttccagaTGAGATTGTCAGCACCCTGGGGGAAGGCACCTTTGGGAGGGTGATGCAATGTATTGACCATCGTCG GGGAGGGGCCGCTGTTGCTCTAAAGATCATAAAAAATGTGGAGAAATACAAGGAAGCAGCTCGTCTGGAGATCAATGTGCTGGAGAGAATCAATGAGAAAGATCCGGAAAACAAACA CCTGTGTGTCCAGATGTATGACTGGTTCGACTACCACGGCCACATGTGTATCTCCTTCGAGCTGCTGGCCCTCAGCACCTTCGACTTCCTCAAGGAGAACAACTACCTGCCCTATTCCATCGCCCAGGTCCGACACATGGCCTACCAGCTATGCCTGTCCGTCAAGT TTCTTCATGATACCAAGTTGACGCACACAGACCTGAAGCCAGAAAACATCCTGTTTGTCAATTCCGACTTCACTATGACCTATAATGTAGAGAAG AAGCGCGACGAGCGGACAGTGAAGAGCACGGACGTACGGGTGGTGGACTTTGGTAGCGCCACATTTGACCACGAGCACCACAGCACCATCGTCTCCACACGGCACTACCGCGCCCCGGAAGTCATACTAG AGCTGGGCTGGAGCCAGCCGTGTGATGTGTGGAGCATCGGTTGCATCCTGTTCGAGTACTACCTGGGCTTCACCTTGTTCCAG ACTCATGATAACAGGGAGCAtctggccatgatggagagaatacTGGGGCCGGTGCCCTCCAGGATGATACGCAAGACAAG GAAGCAGAAATATTTTTACCGTGGCCGTCTGGACTGGGACGAGAGCTCGTCAGCTGGGAGATACGTGAGGGAGAACTGCAAACCCTTACGG AGGTACCTGTTGTCGGAAGCCGAGGAGCACCATCGGTTGTTTGACCTGATTGAGAGCATGCTGGAATACGAGCCCGCTAAGCGCCTGGCCCTGACAGACTCCCTCAGACACCCTTTCTTCGAATCGGTGACAGCAGGCGATGCGGTGGGGGGGAAGAGCTGGGAGGGTAACCGCGACATCAGCCGGTGA
- the LOC109907678 gene encoding dual specificity protein kinase CLK2 isoform X4: MQCIDHRRGGAAVALKIIKNVEKYKEAARLEINVLERINEKDPENKHLCVQMYDWFDYHGHMCISFELLALSTFDFLKENNYLPYSIAQVRHMAYQLCLSVKFLHDTKLTHTDLKPENILFVNSDFTMTYNVEKKRDERTVKSTDVRVVDFGSATFDHEHHSTIVSTRHYRAPEVILELGWSQPCDVWSIGCILFEYYLGFTLFQTHDNREHLAMMERILGPVPSRMIRKTRKQKYFYRGRLDWDESSSAGRYVRENCKPLRRYLLSEAEEHHRLFDLIESMLEYEPAKRLALTDSLRHPFFESVTAGDAVGGKSWEGNRDISR, encoded by the exons ATGCAATGTATTGACCATCGTCG GGGAGGGGCCGCTGTTGCTCTAAAGATCATAAAAAATGTGGAGAAATACAAGGAAGCAGCTCGTCTGGAGATCAATGTGCTGGAGAGAATCAATGAGAAAGATCCGGAAAACAAACA CCTGTGTGTCCAGATGTATGACTGGTTCGACTACCACGGCCACATGTGTATCTCCTTCGAGCTGCTGGCCCTCAGCACCTTCGACTTCCTCAAGGAGAACAACTACCTGCCCTATTCCATCGCCCAGGTCCGACACATGGCCTACCAGCTATGCCTGTCCGTCAAGT TTCTTCATGATACCAAGTTGACGCACACAGACCTGAAGCCAGAAAACATCCTGTTTGTCAATTCCGACTTCACTATGACCTATAATGTAGAGAAG AAGCGCGACGAGCGGACAGTGAAGAGCACGGACGTACGGGTGGTGGACTTTGGTAGCGCCACATTTGACCACGAGCACCACAGCACCATCGTCTCCACACGGCACTACCGCGCCCCGGAAGTCATACTAG AGCTGGGCTGGAGCCAGCCGTGTGATGTGTGGAGCATCGGTTGCATCCTGTTCGAGTACTACCTGGGCTTCACCTTGTTCCAG ACTCATGATAACAGGGAGCAtctggccatgatggagagaatacTGGGGCCGGTGCCCTCCAGGATGATACGCAAGACAAG GAAGCAGAAATATTTTTACCGTGGCCGTCTGGACTGGGACGAGAGCTCGTCAGCTGGGAGATACGTGAGGGAGAACTGCAAACCCTTACGG AGGTACCTGTTGTCGGAAGCCGAGGAGCACCATCGGTTGTTTGACCTGATTGAGAGCATGCTGGAATACGAGCCCGCTAAGCGCCTGGCCCTGACAGACTCCCTCAGACACCCTTTCTTCGAATCGGTGACAGCAGGCGATGCGGTGGGGGGGAAGAGCTGGGAGGGTAACCGCGACATCAGCCGGTGA
- the LOC109907677 gene encoding dnaJ homolog subfamily C member 8-like, translating into MNEAEMAAAGGEPSAQSGPDDLFNHFYTEVKQIEKRDSVLTSKQQIDRLLRPGSSYFNLNPFEVLQIDPEATDEELKKRFRALSILVHPDKNQDDPDRAQLAFEAVDKAYKNLLEPEQKKRAVDVIQAGREYVEHNMKEKKKQLKKDGKPQFVEEDDPEMFRQAVYKQTMKLFAELEIKRKEREAKDMHERKRAREEEIETAEKAKREREWQKNFEETRDGRVDSWRSFQAGKGKAKKEKKPRSFLKPPKVKMEQRE; encoded by the exons ATGAATGAAGCCGAGATGGCGGCTGCTGGAGGAGAGCCCTCTGCCCAGAGTGGTCCGGATGATTTGTTCAATCATTTCTACACAGAG GTAAAGCAGATAGAGAAAAGAGACTCTGTGCTAACCTCGAAGCAGCAAATAGACAGGCTGCTCAGACCTGGGTCGTCCTACTTCAATTTAAACCCCTTTGAG GTGTTACAAATCGATCCAGAGGCAACAGATGAGGAGTTGAAGAAGAGATTCCGAGCG TTGTCCATCTTGGTCCATCCAGACAAGAACCAGGATGATCCAGACAGAGCACAACTAGCCTTTGAAG CTGTGGACAAGGCATACAAAAACCTGCTGGAACCAGAACAGAAGAAGAGGGCAGTTGATGTAATCCAAGCAGGAAGGGAATATGTTGAGCATAAT AtgaaagagaagaagaaacagCTGAAGAAGGATGGGAAGCCTCAATTCGTGGAGGAGGATGACCCAGAAATG TTCAGACAGGCGGTGTACAAGCAGACTATGAAGTTGTTTGCAGAGCTTGAAAtcaagaggaaggagagggaagccAAGGACATGCATGAACG GAAAAGGGCAAGAGAGGAAGAGATTGAGACGGCAGAGAAAGCTAAGCGAGAGAGGGAATGGCAGAAGAACTTTGAG GAAACAAGGGATGGCCGAGTGGATAGTTGGAGGAGTTTCCAGGCAGGCAAAGGCAAAGCTAAAAAAGAGAAGAAACCCCGGTCGTTCTTGAAGCCTCCTAAAGTCAAGATGGAGCAGAGAGAGTGA